TAGTTATGCACAAGTTTCCAGTATTGCAAAGTAGAAACAGTAATTTTTATGTTTCTACTATTATATACTGGAAAATCTAGACATCGTTTGATAAGATGCTAGAGACATAAGAAATGCAACCTAAAGATTGTAGATAGCTGACCAGTATTTATAGTTTCTCGATTGAAAATGCTGATTTATCAGCATTTATTGAGAAGAAGAGCAAAAGAAAGTTTTAAGTGCTGTTGCAACAAACCGCTGGTGAAATCAAAGGGAATAACTTGCGAAGCAACGTTATTCGATGGTTCATTGTCTCGTACTGACCGGATTGCTAAATACAACCAATTATTACGTATCGAAGACCAATTAGGCGAAGTTGCTGAATACAAAGGCGTTAACGCATTCTACAACTTGAAAAACAAATAATCATTGCTAATTAATTAGTGAATTGAAGCAATTTAAAGCCTGTGAGAATTTTCTCATAGGCTTTTTTGCTATTTTAGGCTATTAAGGATACCAATTTTTGCGTACTGCCAGTTTTCACGTATTGCTAAGTACAAAAGGTGCCAAGTTAGTCATACCTGCGTATTAACTAGATGAGTTAAAAAATATAAAAAAGGCTATTAAGCAAGCACGATTAATCTCAACATTAGTTGACTGGAAAAGCTATTTGCCATTTCGTTGAAGAAAATTTGCGCAAGTAAAACCCTATGCGTGTTAGGCTGTAGTTGAATAAAAGAAAATCGTTAGTGTTATGACAAATCCCATCAACTACTAACACCGACAATATGACTTGAAATACGGTCACAAATCAGCAAAGCCATTTCGTCAGCACTCTCAATCATACCGCCATTACACCAACTTCTGATAACATTAAATAAGCCGCCAGCAAGGAACTTGATATTATACGATCGATATTTTGGTGAACATTCTATATTGCATACCAATTTTTCAGAGAATGATTCTAGAAATTCAACTAATTCAGATAGAATGAGTATTGCCGAAGTTGATTTAAATATTGTGATAAAGAAATCCTGTTCTTGCCGCAAAGTTTCAAAATATATCCGTGTCAAATTAAAATTATCAACGTCCTCTTCAGTAAGACTATTTCTATACTTGTTATTGATTTCCCTAATCTGACATTTTACTACATCTTCTAAGCTATCGTAATTTCTGTAAAAGGCCATTCTAGAAACACCAGCTTTATTAGCTACCTCGCTAACTGATATCTTGTTGTAATCTTTATTTTTGGCGAGCAATATGAGAGCCTGAGAAATAGAATTTCTTGTAAGTTCCTTTTGCTCTTCATTATATGAATTGGACATAACAAAGCCTCCCGTTCTGTAACATCGCTGTGTATAAGAATTGCTTATTTCAATAGCAAAAACTATACTACAAATCACAAGGCGTTACAACTGAAACGTCAATTCGATATTGGAGTGATTTTATTGTGAAAACTTGGTTTATAACTGGTGCTACAGGTGGGCTTGCAACAGCTGTAATTAAACAATTACTTGAAAATGGTGACAGGATTGCGGTTACTTCCAGAAAAGAGGGTGCTTTTGACGACTTGAAAAAACAATATGGTGATCAGCTTTGGCAAAGTTCATTAGACTTATCCGATGAAGATGATGTAAAGCGTACTGTAAACGCGGCATTTAATGATCTTGGAAAGATCGATGTTTTACTAAACAATGCTGCATATGGTTTGTATGGTGCTATCGAAGAAATTTCTGAGCGGCAAATGAAAGACGTTTTTGAAATCAATCTTTTTGGCTCTTTGAGAACCGCAAAAGCTTTTCTTCCTCATTTTAGAAAACAGGGTGGTGGACAAATCATACAAATATCAAGTATGGCTGGCCATTATTCTACACCTGCAATGGGAATGTATAGTGCCTCAAAATGGGCTGTTGAAGCTGCTTTTGAGGCTTTGTCACAAGAAGTTGCTCCCTTCAATATTCGTGTAACAATTGTGGATCCTGGCGGTATAAGAACTAACTTTGTTGGTAGAAATGGTGCTTTTGGCGATCGTTTATCTGCCTACGATAATA
The DNA window shown above is from Enterococcus montenegrensis and carries:
- a CDS encoding TetR/AcrR family transcriptional regulator; this translates as MSNSYNEEQKELTRNSISQALILLAKNKDYNKISVSEVANKAGVSRMAFYRNYDSLEDVVKCQIREINNKYRNSLTEEDVDNFNLTRIYFETLRQEQDFFITIFKSTSAILILSELVEFLESFSEKLVCNIECSPKYRSYNIKFLAGGLFNVIRSWCNGGMIESADEMALLICDRISSHIVGVSS
- a CDS encoding SDR family oxidoreductase, which produces MKTWFITGATGGLATAVIKQLLENGDRIAVTSRKEGAFDDLKKQYGDQLWQSSLDLSDEDDVKRTVNAAFNDLGKIDVLLNNAAYGLYGAIEEISERQMKDVFEINLFGSLRTAKAFLPHFRKQGGGQIIQISSMAGHYSTPAMGMYSASKWAVEAAFEALSQEVAPFNIRVTIVDPGGIRTNFVGRNGAFGDRLSAYDNTPTGKITDIMQNGLTGASQAEIDSYLKTIAGDPQKMATKIVSLTQTDTPPLRIVLGSDAFQKIHSSLISRIHALEENKTLSWSTDADDYTK